The DNA segment CCAGTCTGGACggggggagaaaggagggaggctcCTTTCCAGGGATTTGGGGGAAAGCCCCCTCCCGCCTGGCCGCTTACTCTGCAGCGTGGCCAGGGTCTCCTCATGGCTGTTCAGGATGATGGTCTGGGGGGCAGCAGGGATGGTCTCGGAGGCCGTCCTCCCCTCGGAGCTGTGCAGCCTCTGCATGTGGAACTTGAGGTGGCCTTTCCGGTTGAACCTGCAGGCGGGGGAGGGTTGCCCTCACTCAGCTGCGAACCCCCACAAAGGACACCCCCCCCAAGGAcgagcccccctccccccggctcACCTCTGGCCGCAGATGTGGCAGGCGAAGGGCTTCTCGTTGGTGTGGGTCAGCGTGTGCCTACGCAGGTCCTTCTTGTTCTTGGAGGCAAAGCTGCAGTGCTGGCACTTGTGGGGCCGGAGGCTGGAGTGCTGCTCCAGGTGGCTCTGGGGGGAGATGGGGGTGAGAGCGGCCCCTTCCCAGAGGAAGACCCACAGCCCCCAAGCTGCCTTCCCTGGCCCCCGAGCACCTACCCGGACCTCTGGCCAGGCGGCGGCTGTGAAGGGGCAATCGGGGCACTTGAAGCCGCTGGGCCCCACGTGGGCCCTCTTGTGGCTCTCCATCTCCGCTCGGCCCGCAAAGGTGGCGCTGCAGATCTTGCAGGAGAACTTCTTGGCTGGGGGGGCCTGGCCCGGCAGGGGCTTCTTGGCTGGGGGAGCCTGGCCCGAGGACTGCTCTGCCGGGACCAGAGGGACACCGCTGGCCTCCGGCTCCGGCTGCTCCGGGGCCTGCCAGGTCAGGCAGCGCACCACCGGCCACTGGACGGTCGACAGGGGCTCCCCGTTGACCTGCTGTGGGGAGACCATCATGACGACAGAGCTCCTCTGGCAGAGCAGCCCAGGGTTAGGGTCAACAGCTCCCCCCTCCAACTGCCCCCAGCAACAAAGGCTTAGCTGCTCTGAGCTCTTCCCTTCCCTATGAGCCTCCTGGGGGTCCCTTGCTCACCTCCCCAGAAGGCGGTGGGTGCTGGTGCTGCTGGAGCCCTTCTAGCACTGTGGGGCCCTCCTTCAGGGAGTCTTGGATCACGGCCTGCACAGCTTCACCAGGGGCCTCCTCCTTGCTGCTGAGAGAGGATGGAAAATGGGcacaagagaggaggaggaggaggagctgaagcCTCAGCTGAGGGGAGGCCCCGTCTCTGATCCCCCCCACCCAGATCCCGCTGCCCCTCCCCAGAGGAGTGCTCACCCGTACAGCGTGCCGGCAATCTCCCCACTGGCAGAGACCACGCTGTACTCGGAGGCGCTGCAGAAGGGGACGGTGATGTGCTGGACCTCGGAAGCGCCCATGGAGGGCTGGATGAGGGCCCCCCTTTGCTCTGTCCCCTGGGCGGTCAGCAGGCCGGTctgcatctcctcctcctcctcctggccctgGGAATCCAAGGGCGTCTTCACCACGGCCACCTGCGGGATGAGCAGTCAGGTCAGATGCAAGGCTTCACCACCCCCCATTCTGCCCACTACCCCACAGGAACTGGGAACCCGCAGTCTCACCTCCAGGGCATTGGCCGGTAGCTCCCGCTGGCCGCTCATGTTCAGCAGGAGGTCCAGGGCGGTTTGGGTGGTCACCTCTGCCGAGCCCTCCacctcttggggggggggttgttaggGGAGAGATCAAAGTTAAGCCTtgcactctccctcctcccccaggCAAGGCCTCTGAGCTACTCTCTAAAACTGGGGGATCTCTTAGCGCACCGGATCCATGTGCTCATATTCCCCACCTGGCTCTCCCCTCCATGCCTCTccaaaaagagggaaggagggagggtctCTTTGGCCTCCGGCTGCTTTCCCTTCTGCCAGCCTTGTGCCCAGATCCGATAATGAGAGGACACGCTCCCTCAGTCTGGATGGCAAGAGTTGGTTCCTTCCAACAACTCCCTGGTTGcccaaaatttacatttaaaGTTACTTGGACGAGTAACGAAACACGGTCAGTTTGAAcaaactttggtccagttgccatgattgcATCCGATAACGGGAGGAGTCACCCTGGCTCCGAAACCCTCCGAATGTGAGGGGACCCGGGCAGGGATTGCTAGCCCAGTCCTGCCCTAGTGAAGTCATAAGCCACGGCCCCTCAAAGGGAGAGCGGCCGAGCCCCTTTGAGGGTCTGCCCATCTCGAGGGCTTCTGCCTCGCTGCCcgaccccttcccccccccatctctggcAATGCCTTCCCCTCCCTGGGCAGGTACCTGGCTCAAAGAGAAGGATGGCGCCCTGCAAGGGCTCCTCGGGAGGGTCGGGGGGTCCTGGCACCTGCCGGGAAGAGCCAGCTGGTCACCACAGCAGCCTCAGCAGCAACAAGCCCCCCCCCACAAGGATGGGGGGCTGTGACCACTCACGGGCGGGCTGGGCATGGGGGCCTTGGGGGCCTCCTGGTCCTGGCAGTGCTGCTGCTTCAGCTCCTCGATCTGCTGAACGGTGAAAAAGGGGCGGCGGCGGCAGGGCCCCTCCTCCGGATGGTGCTGCACCCACTCCTCAAACTTCTCCGGGTGGCGGCATTGGACATGGAGACGCAGGTTCTTCTTGTGCTTGGTGGAGAAGTGGCAGAGGTCGCAGCCGAAGGGCTTCCCGCCTGCAGAGGCCACCAGAGGCTCAGCGGCCCTCCTCCCACTTCATTCCCGGGCAGGAGAGGAGCTGCTCCTCCACGCTCGGCTTGAAACATCCCCAATTGCTACCTCCGCACAAAGAGGCGCCAAAACCGCACTGCCACAATGGGTACCCCAAGACGTGGCTGTGCCCGCTCTCAATGGCACACAGATGACACTGGGGCAGCCAAGGGAGCCTCCAGTCTGGGCTGCAAGATGGCTGAACTCATTacgcagccccctcccctccctgcttcAGAGGCCTGTGGCTGAGAGTCCGGAGCGCTGCGGCAGGGGCTGCCCACTGGGAATGCCAAGGGGTCCCGCCCTGCGGGTATATCAGAGCTGCAAAGAGCTGCCCCTTCACCTGGACAATGACCGATGCCCCCTCTGCCCTCAGGAGGCTTTtgcttttcccattcctttttGCTCTTAGACCTTTTAGCGGCAGTAAACTGCCAGGAGGCCGGCAGTCGGGCAGCACAtacatttattattgttattaatattgGCGCAACCAAAGTTGCAGCTCAGCCTCCTACGGACACAATGGTCAGGAAACCACGGGGACGTAGCTGGGAAGGAGTTGGGTGCCCAAGGACTGCTGGAATGAGGGGGGGTAGTAAAATTGCCCCCCCCATATCCCTGCTGCAGAGCGCCACCAATCTGCTATTTCGCCACGAAGGGCCCCAGGTTGGCATCAGTTAAATGGGTCAACGCAAAGCCTTCAACTGACCCCCAAGGTGGCCACAAGAAAGCCTCCCTGCCCCACCTGTGTGCTTGACAGCGGTGTGGGAGAGCAGGAAGTCCTCACGGACCGTGGCGTAGGGGCAGAGGCTGCAGCGGAAGGGCCGGTCGTTGATGTGCAGCAGCTGGTGGTTGAGCAGCACCTTCTTGTCCTCACAAACGTGGTCGCAGAACTCACACTTGAACCTGCCCGGAGGACAGCCCGGTGACTGGCAGCACGGAAGAGCCGCAGGCGGAGCCATCCGATACGCCCTCAAGCGACACTCACCTGTGGTTGGCCACCGCCTGGATGTGGGTCAGCAGGTGCATTTTGAAGGTATAGCGTTTCTTGAAGGACTTCCCGCACTGCGAGAGAGCGGAGGGGtcaggtgggtggggggagctttGTGCCGCCAAGCCCTCCCTGCATCCCGGCAGCCCCAAACCCACCTTATCACACATGTGAGGCTTTTCGGAGCTGTGTGTCTTCATGTGCTGGGTGAGCCGCTTCTGCATGGGGTAGACTCGGCCGCAGACCGGGCAGGGGAAGGAGCTCCGCTTGGGAGCCTAGAGGGCAGAGAGTCCAGTGGGTCAGCCCCTGGGGGAGGGTGGGGCTCTGCAGGACTCAGTCAACTGCTCCCAGCCTGGGCCAGGCAGGACCAGGATGTCCAGAAACAAGGTGATTTCCAGAAAAGAGGCAAATGCCCGCCCCCCCCCAATCGGGGAAGCACTGAAGGCAGGCGTAAGGTTGGGGTGGTGGGAGAGATGCCAGGCTCAGGAGACCCTCCTTGCTTACCGGGTCGGTTCGCTTCTTCCTGAAACGgagcaaaggaagaaaaagagcttCGTAAGGAAAGCAGAGCACGGAAGGAAGAGCCCCGCAGAGTTTTCAGAGGCCGCAAAAGGCCACAAGGGGGTCTGGTGAGCCCCCCAGGCGCTCACTTGTCGCGGTTGTGCACAGCAGAGTGGCGGATGACGTCCTTCTTGTACACGCTGGTGTAATCGCACTCTTCGCACTTGTAGGGCTTCCTCCCCACGTGATTGAACATGTGCTCCTGCAAGAGGCAAAGGAGAGAGAGGCTGGAGGCTCCTGGCAACGGCTGCTTCCCTGCTGTAGGAGGCCGAATGGGGGGCGGCTCACCTTCAGAGAGGACCAACGCCGAGAGCGGTAGCTGCACTGCAGGCAGCGGAATAGCTGGGGGTCCCCGGCCTCGTGGGAGTTCACGTGGAAGCGCAGGTCCTCGTGGGTCAGGAAGCGGGAGCTGCAGATCCGGCACAGGTAGGGCCGCATCAACGGCTTGGCGGACTTGTAGCAGTACCTGTGGGGAGGTGCAGGGGGGTTGTCACCTGGGGGCCCCCAGCCAGAGGCCTTCTTCTGAAGCGCCACCTGACCTCTCACCTTCGACCCATGTACTTGCGGTATTTCTTGCCCAGGAACCGATGGGAGGGCCGGCCTCGTCGGCGGGGAAGCACTTCGGGCTGGCCGTGGGAGGACGGGTCCCTGTTCTCCGAATCTGACTGGCCCACCGCCACTTCCGCCAGGCGACCGGCGCCATCAAGGAGGGAGCCCGAGGAGCTGGCCGCCTCGGAGTTCTGCGGGTTCCCCTGCAGGACACACAGCGAGGAGACGGCCACCTCCGCTTCACCACCTGCCAAGGGAACAATTCAGCAATCAAAGCCTCAGATCTCCAAAGCAGCAGCAGCGGCCAATGGCCGGAGAGAAGGCGGAGGGGCTGCGGGAATCACCCAGGAAAGGTCCCGCTGTGAGGTCTGCGGATCCTGTCCTAGGCAGGGAGAGCGGCCGTTCCCAATGGGATCTCTGCTCTGACCCAGAAAGCAAAGGGCAGCCGGGGTCAAAAAGCCTCTGTCCTGACCCGTCAACATCTAACAACGCCTCGGAAGTGAACAGAAAGCCGGTGCCAGGAGCGACCAAAGGTCAAGAATTAACCGTCAAAGCCTCCCTGCCTACATCCATCTGGATACAGCAGGAAACCACCTGCAAAAGAGGGGAATGGGCCCAATCCTGCACGGAGGCCCATTTGCCAGCAGCAGGCAGTCTTCCTTCCAAGGGGAGAATCCTCAGAGACCCTTCCTGCTTTTCCTCCCAAGCTGTGCCTGCCTGCAGGAGCCGCGCTCAGGAGGGGCCCTATGGCTCCGGCCCTCCGGCTCCAATCCCTGCCTTCAGTATGGAGGGCAGCCCTGCCCAACAGGGCTGGGCCAGAAGTCCCGAAACTCCCCCAGGGACTTGGTCTCCGCTGCCCAGGCGGGAGCCCCACCGGGTGCTGGGAGCCCAGGGGCATCTTTGCCCCTCGCTGATACCTTCCCACcctcttgctcctcctcctcaccctccGGCCGGGAGGGCTCTTCCAGGCGGGGGAACTTGCGGGGCCTCCCGGGCCGCCGCCGCAGTCCCTGCTTGGGGGATGGGGGCAGCGGGCGGCTGATCCTGGGCGGGCGTCCTCGGGGCTCATCCTCTGCCGGGTTGTAGTCGCTGTCCACTGCAGGTGAAGGGCAGAAGGGGGAGGCGTCAGAGACCACCAGCAGCAGCACAAAGCAGGGGAGGGGGCCCCATCACCTCCCACCCCCTCCTTACCTTCAGGGTTATCGATGGCGCCAGCGTCCACTATGTCGTCCTCCTCCTGttgctccacttcctcctcctctggctTGGCCTCTGGCACAGCAGCCCCCTTGCGCGGGCGGCCCCTCTTTGGTCCAGGGATGCTGCCTGCAGCCAGAAGAACCCCTCAGCCGTCAGTGGGGCCTGTCCCCTCTCCTGGTAAGAGCCCAGGGGCTGCagacctcccctcttcctccctctccccggGGCTGCAgaccccctcccctcttcctccccctccccgggGCTGCagaccccctcccctctccctccccctcccagggGCTGcagaccccctccctccccctcccctcccctcccctcccggggCTGCagacccctcctcttcctcccccacctGGCTGCAGGTGCCTCCGCTGCACGTGGCGCAGGAGCGTCTGGCGGGCGGCGCTGCGGAAGGGGCACCGCCGGCACTGGAAGCGctgcaccaccaccacctccaccaGCTCCTCGGCCGACGCTCGCCAGTTTCCCCCGCCTgccggagagaggggagaggggaggggaggggaggaggcggcgccCGTCAGGCCCCGCCCGCCCGAGACCCCCGCCCGGGGGGGACGGAAGGGGAGGAGAGCTCACCCGGGGCTCATcggggggcgggggcggcggacccccatcctcctccctccttccgggCTCGGCGTCTCCTCCGTCGCCCTGCGGGGCAGCGGCTGCTGCGGGGGGAGGGAGCGGGGGGGGGCGTCAGGCGGGCGGGGGCTCCGTGGGGCGCGCGAGGGAGGGGCCTGGGACCCTCgcgctcctccctccctccctcgcagcCTCGGCGGGGCCTGTCCGAGCCGGGCTGCCCCTGGCGCTGCCTGCGCCCCGCTCGTCCTTCCGCCATCTTGCCGAGCGCTCCTCGCCCCTCCGCCGGCCGGGAGCCCACGCGGACGCCCGCCGCCCCTCCGCCGCCTCCGCCTCACCGCCGGCCTCTCCGCCCCCGGGCTCCGGACGCTCCGCCGGCGGCTCCGGTTTCCGTTCCGGCACCCGCGAAGACGCCATGGCCGCTTCTCTCGCCCGGCGGAGGGATTCGGCGCTCGGGACCTCCGCCGTCCGGGACGTGGCTGCCGCCGGAACTACTTTCGTGGGAAACGTGAGGCGACGCGCTTCTACGCTCGGCCCTACTTTTCGTCAGGTTCCGCGGAAGCGTCTCCGGGCTTGGCCGCGCGTGCGTGAGGGGCGGGGCCGCCGGGCAGGAGGGGGCGGGGCCGGGATCGATCCCGGTTCTGCGAGGCGGATGGTGGCCTGTGCCTGACTCGGTCTCAAGTGGGGCTCTTCGGGGCTCTCGGTGCGGTTTGCGTGGCGGGGAGGTTGAGGACGCGGCGGTGGCTCCTTGGCGGGAGAAGGAAGGCGAGGAGGGGCCTGGGACCCTCgcgctcctccctccctccctcgcagcCTCGGCGGGGCCTGTCCGAGCCGGGCTGCCCCTGGCGCTGCCTGCGCCCCGCTCGTCCTTCCGCCATCTTGCCGAGGGCTCCTCGCCCCTCCGCCCGCCGGGGGGCCCCGCGGACGCCCCCGCCCTCCGCCGGCCGGGAGCCCACGGGGCCGCCCGCCGCCCCCCCGCCGCCTCCGCCTCACCGCGGGCCTCTCCGCCCCCGGGCTCCGGACGCTCCGCCGGCGGCTCCGGTTTCCGTTCCGGCACCCGCGAAGACGCCATGGCCGCTTCTCTCGCCCGGCGGAGGGATTCGGCGCTCGGGACCTCCGCCGTCCGGGACGTGGCTGCCGCCGGAACTACTTTCGTGGGAAACGTGAGGCGACGCGCTTCTACGCTCGGCTCTACTTTTCGTCAGGTTCCGCGGAAGCGTCTCCGGGCTTGGCCGCGCGTGCGTGAGGGGCGGGGCCGCCGGGCAGGAGGGGGCGGGGCCGGGATCGATCCCGGTTCTGCGAGGCGGATGGTGGCCTGTGCCCGACTCCGGTCTCAAGTGGGGCTCTTCGGGGCTCTCGGTGCGGTTTGCGTGGCGGGGAGGTTGAGGACGCGGCGGTGGCTCCTTGGCGGGAGAAGGAAGGCGAGGAGGGCCGTCCGGGGCCCCGCTCAGCTCCCAGCCGCTGAAGGAGCCTCTCGCGGCTGCAGGGGCTGCGTGGCTgtcggggaggaggggaggggaggggaggggagggggtctcCCCCGCTCCCCCCCTCAGTTGGGGCTCTTCCTCTGCTCCTCTTGCGGGTGGAAGCCCCTCGGGGGGCGGCAGGCAAAgggtccccccccccggccagTCAACGGAGCGCCGGCTGCAGCCCTGCCCTTCCCCACAGGCTCCGGGCGCCCGTGGAGGGTGTACCCAAGCCGGCCACAGCTTCCGCTTCCCCCGGCGAGGGTCCCCTCCCGTGCCAGCCGGAGCCTTGCTTCATCCGAGGTTGCACAAGGCTGCCAGGAAGGGTCCGGCCTCCCTGGCCCTTGCTTCATACTTTCTCCAGCCTCTCCTCcgaggatttgggggggggggctgcaaggGGTTTTGCCTCCGGGGGAGTAGGGAGACTCCTTAAGGGGAAGGGTCCCGGGAGCCCCACTCTTCCTGAAGCAATTGCAGCCCCAAACGTAAGAGGGGGTCTGCAGCTTTTAAGGAGAAGAACTGGGTGTGACCCGCATCCTCCAGGAACACCTCCCCCCCCTTGGTGTGAGTGGTTTGTTTAGGACAGGGAGGGGCCGTCCTTGAGCCTCTGGCTGCGTTTTTAATATTTTCGGAACACACAACAAACATTGTCTGCACAAAGTGGGGGGGTGGGGCGTTTTTGTTTGCTTTGggacttggggtggggggaaggggattGGAGAGGTTTTCCTGGTTGTGCATTTTCTTGCAAAACTTTGCTTCTGCTTGGACTTGCGCTGTCTGTTTATCTCACCAGAAGAGAGGAGATCATGCTGCTTCACAAGGGAGGGGGCCTGGAGGCCCAGGGACTGTAAAGAAGGGTTTGGGGACCCTTCCACCCGTGTCGCCTGGGAACAATTGAAGGCCACGTGTGGCATCAGCTCTCAAAGGGCCACTGAAGGAAAGGCCGCCTTCCCCAGAATCTTGGGGGGATTGAAAGCATGCCGTTGGCATAAAAATGCAGGTTAGGAagctccccccccctcctggcagGTCCCTAATCTGAGTGGAGTTGCCTCAGTTTCCCCATTAGGCAGGGAAGGTCAGTCTGGATTCCCTCCTTTGCTGGCTCTCATGCCTGACCACGTGCAGGAGGCAAACAGAGAGCAGCTCcaggcagggtggatttgatttaaataatgatttaaatcactagtagaaaggcttgatttaaatcgatttaaatcatttttaaagagcaactgtcatctctgtcccgcagaggctcctcctctgacccgctgttgactcaccgaccatCCCAGTCactttaatgggatggctggtgatGCGGCAGggacacaacaaggtgagggacgTGGTGGGaagcaggtgagtggatgcccgctaacaggTGCTGCTGCcaagatggatctgaaatgacaggtgcgcTTTAAATATAAAGACTCATTCTTGCTGATGGTTAAAATCTTTAATATTCTTATTTAcaaacaaaatgaaggtttcctatttagcttgcagagcttggattcattgaatgagtttaccaaaaatgttaatattgcagaatatacagcttcatgctacataactaaactCCATTGTATgctgaataaattaaaattttaatgtatcttaaatagaaaagtatctttagatagatttttactccaaaagcattttattaaagtaaatttgattttaaaaatccgatttaaatttaaaaaatccaactttttaattatttttttaaaatagttttttattCATCCTGGTTCCAGGCCCAGCAGGCACCGAGTTGAGCAAGGGGCGCCAGAAGTTCAGGGCTGGACTTGACCTTCAcggcctcctcccctcttccttgctGATTTGAGGCCCCCTCTGCGGTCTCTGGCCTCCTGCAGGCTCAGAGGGGTTGATTCATCACTCAGGTTCATTTGCAACACAACTCTGCAAAACAAGCCAGAACCGCAAGGCCAGGCTGGAGCCAGGAAGCCCCCAGCTGGGTTGAAGTGTCCTCTGCAGCCTTGCCAGGAACCCTTGGAGTCAGCTGGCCCCTTAGCCCTGGGCTGCTGCTGGGGGAGGTCCTGGCACTGGAGAGGTGAATATCTGCCCCACCTTGAAGCAGAGCGGGGAGCCACGTGGTGAGGGGAGCACAACTAGGCTGGGTCCCTCTGTGATGAAGGGGGGGTGCTGCTGCCAGCTCTGGGGTGCCGTTGCTGCCTCTCCCCCCATCTCTCCCCATTCCAGAACCAGATCTGGGACAAGGCCAGCTCAGAATGGGGCCTTGAACCTGACCAGTGAGTGGGCCTGGTGCAGCCCGAGAGTGTCAGGCAGCCAGGCCAGTTGGGCAGGGAAGCCACCCTAGACTTTTACCACACACGCCCCACAACTTCTACCTGGTATGGATCACCACAGGATCCAGTTCATGGAATCTGAAAGGTCAAATATGACAAACAGTTTAATCAAATTTAAGCAAGAATATTCCTCGTACATACACAGCATGTCAAGCATATACACTGCCAATTACTAAAGGTGCAAAAAAGGGGGAACTTGGAAATCAAATAACTTTATTTTTGCTGTTTCTTTTGTCTACggtacttttttgtttttccctaacgtGTACACACAGTAAGTACCAGTATAAAGGAGACCTTAGCATTAACTGCTAACTTAAAATACAAATGTTTACTGTACAACAAATTTTGTAATTTACAGAAGTTTTGGATGAAAAATTAATCTTATGTTTATTAGCATCCCCATTACAAATCGCAGTTAAGACTgacacaaatttttttttttatttaagtagAAAGCTTCAGTTTCTCAACGTTAAGCAGGTTAACCACCTCCAGCCAGCACTCtattaaaatgatataataattatactaaaacaaggaaacaaattctggaaggctttaaaaaaactgctttacACAAGACCTTCCTGAAGCCAGAAGAACTTCCTTTGTTGCTCAATACATGGTtattccttgatttacgaccagagttcagcccaaaatttatgttgctaagcaagacagacaTTCAGcgaagtttgctccattttaagaCCTTCCTTGAAACCATCGTTAAGtatatcactgccattgttagttCAgtaacagttcttaagtgagtccagcttcctgattgcttatcagaaggttgcagaaggggatcacgtgaccccaggacactgcgaccgtcataagtacgaaccagttgccaagcgtctgaattgtgatcatgtgaccacatcgGTGATTgtgacagttgtgtgaaaaagcggttgtgagtcactttttttaagtataactttgaagagtcaataaatgaactgttgtaagtggaggagggCGAGGTGTCTATTTTTCTTCCGGTTGTCCCGGCATTGCAACAGCAACTGCTGTTGGGGGAAGATGCCTGGGCCGCCTCCACAACCACCATCCCCACTGGCCCTCCGCCCTCGCCCACCATGGTCTCCGGAGGGCAGCTGCTGAGGCAGAGGGCAGGTGGGCTACGCTGCTGGGGATGAGCAGGAGCCCTTGTGAGGCCCTGCCTCCATCCAGCCCGGACCCCTCTGCTCCGGCCGCACCTCCCTCTCTGGAGAAGCTGCTGGCGGGGGCTGCTTCTGTCCTGGCTGAGCCCCCCGCCCCGCAATCTGTCCAACCTCTCCGCTGCCCCCCTCCTCACCAGGACTTTGGGACTCTTCATGGGGGGGGCACCCAGGGGACTCGTGCTCCCCAGGGCGAGGCCTCCACCCCGAGGTTCCACTGAGGCTCATTGGGGCGGGGTGCGCTTAGCCCATTGATGGGGAATAGAGGTCGGAGGGCTGCAGGAGTTGATGCCCTCTGCAGCTCAGGAGCCGAAGAaaggcgggcgggggggggacgACGCAGGAGCTGCCTCTCCTGGAAACAACCTGCCAGCCACTGGGACAACATTTTCCTGCACGCAGCCCGCGATGGGAAGCATTTCCCCCTTTGTCCCTCTGGCCCGCGAGGTTTTCTGCGGAGGGGGCTAGTGGGAGTGAGGCCCCCGCCGGTCGGCTTCGTTCTCTCCCAGTCCCGGCTGCGAATGGGAGGCGTCGGGGAAACGCCGGCTCGGGTCCAGCTTCTCTCGCCCCTGCGCCCTGATCTCCCATCCACGGGGCACCGGGAGGGGCTGCCCCACGCCACGAGAAGCCGGCAGAGGATCCGCGTCCCGGGCCCCCAGTTCCGCCTTCTCGTCCCCGCACGCCACGCGCGACGCCTCCCGGCAAAAGGCGCAGGATCGGTGGCGGTGGGAAGGAGCGGTTCCACGGCTGCTCGGAAAGCGCAACGCGAAGCTCCTCGGCTGCGAAGCTCCGCTCTGCGCTTCGCCCAAACGCTGCAGTGAACCGTCAACGGGGGGAACGGCCAGGGGGTCCCCCGGGGCGGTGGTGGGAAGGCCGAGGGTCCGGCTGGGGTCAAAGCCGCCCACCGACTCTTTCACGCGAGGGAGACCGGGTGGACCTCCCCACCCCACGCGCGTGGCATGTTTGAAGGCTCCCAGCCGCCAGCCCCGAAAGGCCGCCGAGCTCCCACGCAGGCGGGGAGGATAAAACCCAGCGGGGGGGTGTCCCTACTTTCGTTAACCTTCCGAAGGCCGAGACCTCAGCCCGGCTCTGGGAAAGGATGAGGCCAGGTCCCTTTGCTCCCTGGGTGTCCCTCGGCTAAAGCAGTGGGGCAGGTAACCAAGGGGAAGACGGGGCCTGAGGCCAAGAGGGGCCAACCCTGCCCCAAATCCCCTGGAGCTCCtgagctcttctccagggagagcACCCAGAAGAAaggcggtgggtgggtgggtgggtgaggggggCAGCTCTTCCGGCCCAGCCTGGGGCCCCGGGGTCTTGGACTGCAGCAGCTTGCTGGCCCCAGCCCAACCCAAAGCTTCAGGAAGTGGGGATTCCTGCGTGGCCCACCCTCCTTCTGGATGTCCCCCTTGCCAGTTGATGGAACCCTGCAGATGGATGGGCCTCCTTGGAAATGGTCTTCGCGGCCTTTTCTGGAAGGATGTGTGAACTGTATAATTGTGTACACACGTGTCGAGGCTAGACTAAGTGAAA comes from the Ahaetulla prasina isolate Xishuangbanna chromosome 3, ASM2864084v1, whole genome shotgun sequence genome and includes:
- the ZNF335 gene encoding zinc finger protein 335 isoform X3 — protein: MASSRVPERKPEPPAERPEPGGGEAGGGGNWRASAEELVEVVVVQRFQCRRCPFRSAARQTLLRHVQRRHLQPGSIPGPKRGRPRKGAAVPEAKPEEEEVEQQEEDDIVDAGAIDNPEVDSDYNPAEDEPRGRPPRISRPLPPSPKQGLRRRPGRPRKFPRLEEPSRPEGGEAEVAVSSLCVLQGNPQNSEAASSSGSLLDGAGRLAEVAVGQSDSENRDPSSHGQPEVLPRRRGRPSHRFLGKKYRKYMGRRYCYKSAKPLMRPYLCRICSSRFLTHEDLRFHVNSHEAGDPQLFRCLQCSYRSRRWSSLKEHMFNHVGRKPYKCEECDYTSVYKKDVIRHSAVHNRDKKKRTDPAPKRSSFPCPVCGRVYPMQKRLTQHMKTHSSEKPHMCDKCGKSFKKRYTFKMHLLTHIQAVANHRFKCEFCDHVCEDKKVLLNHQLLHINDRPFRCSLCPYATVREDFLLSHTAVKHTGGKPFGCDLCHFSTKHKKNLRLHVQCRHPEKFEEWVQHHPEEGPCRRRPFFTVQQIEELKQQHCQDQEAPKAPMPSPPVPGPPDPPEEPLQGAILLFEPEVEGSAEVTTQTALDLLLNMSGQRELPANALEVAVVKTPLDSQGQEEEEEMQTGLLTAQGTEQRGALIQPSMGASEVQHITVPFCSASEYSVVSASGEIAGTLYGSKEEAPGEAVQAVIQDSLKEGPTVLEGLQQHQHPPPSGEVNGEPLSTVQWPVVRCLTWQAPEQPEPEASGVPLVPAEQSSGQAPPAKKPLPGQAPPAKKFSCKICSATFAGRAEMESHKRAHVGPSGFKCPDCPFTAAAWPEVRSHLEQHSSLRPHKCQHCSFASKNKKDLRRHTLTHTNEKPFACHICGQRFNRKGHLKFHMQRLHSSEGRTASETIPAAPQTIILNSHEETLATLQTALQSGPEGLQQALEQEHMIVTQEEEDPNEEEATYIQEIMATADGQMVQHLVTTENQVQYIITQEGVQQLLPHEYVVLPEGHHIQVQDGQITHIQYEQGGPFLQEPQIQYVPVSPGQQLVTQAQLEATGQSAVAVIGGPGSSKETPAEQELLPVTLGQSAAGLGKGKNPGCLFCTAVTDVAVAPFSTESGSEQLQPGIHYDIITVAE